The Drosophila mauritiana strain mau12 chromosome 2R, ASM438214v1, whole genome shotgun sequence genome has a segment encoding these proteins:
- the LOC117137992 gene encoding polyadenylate-binding protein 2 isoform X2 — protein MADEDITLNEDQLLESLEETNGEQEAEIATEIATLTEEEASMQIDPELEAIKARVKEMEEEAEKIKQMQSEVDKQMAGGSTTGLATVPLSLEEKQEIDTRSVYVGNVDYGASAEELEAHFHGCGTINRVTILCNKADGHPKGFAYIEFGSKEFVETALAMNETLFRGRQIKVMSKRTNRPGLSTTNRFARGSFRGRGARVSRACCHSTFRGARRAMGYRGRANYYAPY, from the exons ATGGCCGATGAAGATATCACATTGAACGAGGATCAGCTCCTGGAGTCGCTGGAGGAGACGAACGGGGAGCAAGAGGCTGAGATCGCCACAGAAATCGCCACATTGACCGAG GAGGAGGCCAGCATGCAAATCGACCCGGAACTGGAGGCGATAAAGGCTCGCGTCAAGGAGATGGAGGAGGAGGCCGAGAAGATAAAGCAGATGCAGTCGGAGGTGGACAAACAAATGGCCGGTGGGTCCACCACCGGCTTGGCCACAGTTCCGCTTTCTCTTGAGGAGAAGCAGGAAATCGACACGCGGTCCGTCTATGTGGGCAATGTGGACTACGGCGCATCGGCCGAGGAACTGGAGGCCCACTTCCACGGATGCGGCACCATCAACCGAGTAACCATACTCTGCAACAAGGCTGACGGGCACCCCAAGGGATTCGCGTACATCGAGTTCGGATCCAAGGAGTTCGTCGAGACGGCACTGGCCATGAACGAAACCCTCTTCCGAGGGCGTCAAATTAAG GTAATGTCGAAGCGCACAAACCGCCCTGGACTCTCCACCACAAACCGGTTCGCACGCGGCAGCTTCCGTGGTCGAGGAGCTCGTGTCTCCCGGGCGTGCTGTCACTCCACCTTCCGAGGCGCCAGACGAGCAAT GGGTTACCGTGGTCGCGCCAATTACTACGCTCCTTACTGa
- the LOC117137992 gene encoding polyadenylate-binding protein 2 isoform X1, protein MADEDITLNEDQLLESLEETNGEQEAEIATEIATLTEEEASMQIDPELEAIKARVKEMEEEAEKIKQMQSEVDKQMAGGSTTGLATVPLSLEEKQEIDTRSVYVGNVDYGASAEELEAHFHGCGTINRVTILCNKADGHPKGFAYIEFGSKEFVETALAMNETLFRGRQIKVMSKRTNRPGLSTTNRFARGSFRGRGARVSRACCHSTFRGARRAIRGYRGRANYYAPY, encoded by the exons ATGGCCGATGAAGATATCACATTGAACGAGGATCAGCTCCTGGAGTCGCTGGAGGAGACGAACGGGGAGCAAGAGGCTGAGATCGCCACAGAAATCGCCACATTGACCGAG GAGGAGGCCAGCATGCAAATCGACCCGGAACTGGAGGCGATAAAGGCTCGCGTCAAGGAGATGGAGGAGGAGGCCGAGAAGATAAAGCAGATGCAGTCGGAGGTGGACAAACAAATGGCCGGTGGGTCCACCACCGGCTTGGCCACAGTTCCGCTTTCTCTTGAGGAGAAGCAGGAAATCGACACGCGGTCCGTCTATGTGGGCAATGTGGACTACGGCGCATCGGCCGAGGAACTGGAGGCCCACTTCCACGGATGCGGCACCATCAACCGAGTAACCATACTCTGCAACAAGGCTGACGGGCACCCCAAGGGATTCGCGTACATCGAGTTCGGATCCAAGGAGTTCGTCGAGACGGCACTGGCCATGAACGAAACCCTCTTCCGAGGGCGTCAAATTAAG GTAATGTCGAAGCGCACAAACCGCCCTGGACTCTCCACCACAAACCGGTTCGCACGCGGCAGCTTCCGTGGTCGAGGAGCTCGTGTCTCCCGGGCGTGCTGTCACTCCACCTTCCGAGGCGCCAGACGAGCAAT AAGGGGTTACCGTGGTCGCGCCAATTACTACGCTCCTTACTGa
- the LOC117137995 gene encoding general odorant-binding protein 99a, with the protein MKNAVAILLCALLGLASASDYKLRTAEDLQSARKECAASSKVTEALIAKYKTFDYPDDDITRNYIQCIFVKFDLFDEAKGFKVENLVAQLGQGKEDKAALKADIEKCADKNEQKSPANEWAFRGFKCFLGKNLPLVQAAVQKN; encoded by the exons ATGAAGAACGCTGTTGCCATTCTGCTGTGCGCCCTGCTGGGTCTG GCCTCCGCCTCCGACTACAAGCTGCGCACCGCCGAGGATCTGCAGAGCGCGCGCAAGGAGTGTGCCGCCAGCAGCAAGGTGACCGAGGCCCTGATCGCCAAGTACAAGACCTTCGACTATCCCGACGATGACATCACCCGCAACTACATCCAGTGCATCTTCGTCAAATTCGACCTGTTCGATGAGGCCAAGGGCTTCAAGGTGGAGAACCTGGTGGCGCAACTGGGCCAGGGCAAGGAGGACAAGGCCGCGCTGAAGGCCGACATCGAGAAGTGCGCCGACAAGAACGAGCAGAAGTCGCCCGCCAACGAATGGGCCTTCCGTGGCTTCAAGTGTTTCCTTGGCAAGAACCTGCCCCTCGTGCAGGCCGCCGTCCAGAAGAACTAG